One candidate division KSB1 bacterium genomic region harbors:
- a CDS encoding tetratricopeptide repeat protein, translating to IEQLEMAIQLYPNDAEAYYLLGEGMAQKQNWTRMNEMFDKSLAISPMFEPQIKNTRDKNWVNAYNGGVARLQKNDVEGAIESFLTATVIDPHRIDAYKTLSIAYARADNLEKAKEYASKVLEIEPNNRDAVNLLANLHFTLKEYDKVIELEKKALEMNPEDRDAIANLAMAYDLSGRSEEARETYIKALEKNPGDKDLLFNLARLYFLKSDYQEAIKLFNDVLAANPEDYDANLQVGNAYLSIADDFRKKLVEKELSGKETSPKEREELLGYYRQAIPYLEKALSIASGNPSIKVDSAVYNNLGVAYVNIGDSEKGKYYFDKAENAQ from the coding sequence ATCGAACAGCTCGAGATGGCGATTCAGCTCTATCCGAACGATGCCGAGGCTTACTATCTGCTCGGTGAAGGAATGGCGCAGAAGCAGAACTGGACGCGTATGAACGAGATGTTCGACAAGTCGCTGGCCATCTCGCCGATGTTTGAACCGCAGATCAAAAACACCCGTGATAAAAACTGGGTAAATGCCTATAACGGCGGTGTTGCCAGACTGCAAAAGAATGATGTGGAAGGCGCCATCGAAAGCTTTTTAACGGCAACTGTGATTGATCCGCATCGTATCGACGCCTACAAAACCCTGAGCATCGCTTATGCTCGTGCCGACAATTTGGAAAAAGCAAAGGAATACGCTTCGAAAGTTTTGGAAATCGAGCCGAACAACCGCGATGCCGTTAATCTTTTAGCCAACCTCCACTTTACTCTTAAAGAGTACGATAAGGTCATTGAGCTGGAAAAGAAAGCCTTGGAAATGAATCCGGAAGATCGTGACGCCATCGCGAATTTGGCTATGGCTTACGACCTCTCCGGACGCAGCGAAGAGGCGCGAGAAACCTATATCAAGGCCTTAGAAAAAAACCCAGGCGATAAGGATCTGCTTTTTAATTTAGCGCGACTTTATTTCTTAAAGAGCGACTATCAGGAAGCCATCAAGTTGTTCAACGACGTGCTGGCCGCCAATCCCGAAGACTATGACGCCAATCTGCAGGTCGGGAATGCCTACCTCAGCATTGCCGACGACTTTCGTAAAAAGCTCGTTGAAAAGGAGCTTAGCGGGAAAGAAACCTCTCCCAAAGAACGAGAAGAACTGCTCGGTTACTATCGCCAGGCTATTCCCTATTTGGAAAAGGCTTTGAGCATTGCGTCCGGCAATCCGAGCATCAAGGTCGATTCGGCGGTTTACAATAATTTAGGTGTTGCTTACGTCAACATCGGCGACAGCGAGAAGGGTAAATACTATTTCGACAAAGCTGAAAACGCTCAGTAA
- the bamA gene encoding outer membrane protein assembly factor BamA — protein sequence MGRQSRWAVCFFLLLTVPIFAQGRKIKVLGVSVTGNTTTDADIIRMQSGITPGAEIGAEGVQEAIRKLWRLNLFSDIQLYIDRQVGDGYFLTIQVKEYPRLEKIELAGNKKLKKEDIDEVLNFYPGQIVSQSALSRAKAKLLKKYKEKGYLLADVRIITKPSETNPNRAIVRFVFDEGKKVQIDRIEFYGNKAFSDSKLRKQLKDTKEDRWWRSADFDKAKYEEDLGKLLDFYRNHGYRDVSIVKDSLYYNDARDKMTIAVWLDEGPLYTFGNVEWVGNKVFTAEELTANLRFSPGDRYSKKALDESVFQHVGGMYYDLGYIFASITPKEEPSPDDPLRLNIRFLVNEGKQAKINEINITGNTKTKEKVIRRELQIFPGQTFNKSLLERSQRDVWMLNYFSNVEPGVQPIDEEKVNLEFKVEEKSTDTANMSAGWSERDRLIGSVGVAMANLFGNGQRLSFDWMFGRYYRSFSVSFTEPWLLDTPTLAGFSFYDTKRDAYYIGYKQVSTGASLRLGRRLQWPDDFFRGDWIYRIDKTELSDFNQYIIEANPNNIINEQWPLISSSITQIFSRNSLDRPEFPTSGSDVSLTTELAGGFLGGNVGYHKWIFRLDWFTPSFWKLVFYTSFQAGYMETLGKNGRIPYMEYFFIGGDGLSRSTPLRGYEDPLAGYRMVEDGGKTLLKYTAELRIPIAPNPTIFALLFAEAGNSWLDMQHTNPLDLRRSVGIGARVFMPMIGIIGFDYGYGFDRVDYYGNPDPKWKMHFVFGRSF from the coding sequence ATGGGTCGACAGAGTCGATGGGCTGTGTGTTTTTTTCTGCTGCTGACAGTCCCGATTTTTGCTCAAGGTCGAAAGATCAAAGTGCTCGGCGTTTCGGTCACGGGCAATACCACGACTGACGCCGACATCATCCGCATGCAGTCCGGAATCACGCCGGGAGCGGAAATCGGTGCGGAAGGGGTTCAGGAAGCAATCCGTAAACTTTGGCGGCTCAATTTATTTTCCGATATTCAGCTCTATATCGATCGACAGGTCGGCGACGGATATTTTCTCACCATTCAAGTCAAAGAATATCCGCGCTTGGAAAAGATCGAACTTGCCGGCAATAAAAAGCTGAAAAAAGAAGATATCGACGAGGTTTTGAATTTTTATCCCGGACAAATCGTATCGCAGAGTGCCCTTAGCCGCGCCAAAGCCAAATTGCTCAAGAAATACAAAGAAAAAGGGTATTTATTGGCGGATGTCCGTATTATTACCAAACCCTCTGAGACGAATCCGAATCGAGCGATCGTGCGGTTTGTTTTTGACGAAGGGAAAAAAGTCCAGATCGATCGGATCGAGTTTTACGGCAATAAAGCTTTTTCGGATTCCAAGCTTCGCAAGCAGTTGAAAGACACCAAAGAAGACCGCTGGTGGCGCAGTGCCGATTTCGATAAAGCCAAGTACGAAGAAGATTTGGGCAAGCTGCTCGATTTTTATCGCAATCACGGCTATCGGGACGTCTCGATCGTAAAGGACAGTCTTTATTATAATGACGCCCGCGACAAGATGACCATTGCCGTTTGGTTGGATGAAGGTCCGCTTTACACCTTCGGCAATGTGGAATGGGTCGGCAATAAGGTCTTTACCGCTGAAGAGTTGACGGCCAACCTTCGCTTTTCGCCGGGGGACCGTTACAGTAAAAAGGCATTGGATGAATCCGTTTTTCAACACGTCGGCGGCATGTACTACGATTTGGGCTATATTTTTGCCAGCATCACGCCCAAAGAAGAGCCTTCGCCGGACGATCCGCTGCGATTGAATATACGGTTTTTGGTCAATGAGGGCAAACAAGCCAAAATCAACGAAATCAATATTACCGGCAACACAAAAACCAAAGAAAAGGTCATCCGCCGAGAGCTGCAGATCTTCCCGGGGCAGACCTTCAACAAGTCGCTTTTGGAGCGAAGCCAGCGCGATGTTTGGATGTTGAATTATTTTTCCAACGTCGAGCCCGGCGTCCAACCGATCGATGAAGAAAAAGTCAACTTGGAATTTAAAGTCGAGGAAAAATCGACGGACACGGCAAACATGTCGGCCGGTTGGAGCGAACGCGATCGCCTGATCGGCAGCGTGGGCGTGGCCATGGCCAATCTCTTCGGCAACGGTCAGAGGCTGAGCTTCGACTGGATGTTCGGCCGCTACTACCGTTCTTTCAGCGTAAGCTTTACCGAGCCGTGGCTTTTAGATACGCCAACCTTGGCCGGTTTTAGTTTCTACGATACCAAACGCGACGCCTATTACATCGGCTACAAGCAGGTCAGCACCGGCGCCTCGTTGCGGCTTGGGCGGCGCCTGCAGTGGCCGGACGATTTCTTTCGCGGCGATTGGATCTATCGCATCGACAAAACCGAGCTGAGCGACTTTAATCAATACATCATCGAAGCAAACCCGAACAATATCATTAACGAACAGTGGCCGCTGATCAGCAGCAGCATAACGCAGATTTTCTCGCGCAACAGCCTGGATCGTCCCGAATTCCCGACGTCAGGTTCTGATGTTTCGTTGACAACCGAATTGGCGGGCGGTTTTCTCGGCGGCAATGTCGGCTATCACAAATGGATCTTTCGCCTCGACTGGTTCACGCCATCGTTCTGGAAACTGGTTTTTTACACCAGCTTCCAGGCCGGTTACATGGAGACGTTGGGCAAGAACGGCCGCATTCCCTATATGGAATATTTCTTTATCGGCGGCGACGGTCTTTCGCGATCGACTCCTCTGCGCGGCTATGAAGATCCGCTGGCCGGTTATCGCATGGTCGAAGACGGCGGCAAGACTCTGCTAAAGTATACGGCCGAGTTGCGCATTCCCATCGCGCCGAATCCGACGATTTTTGCGCTCTTGTTCGCCGAGGCAGGTAACAGCTGGCTTGATATGCAGCACACCAACCCCTTGGATTTAAGGCGTTCCGTCGGCATCGGCGCGCGCGTGTTTATGCCGATGATCGGCATTATCGGATTTGATTACGGATACGGCTTTGACCGCGTCGACTATTACGGCAACCCGGATCCCAAGTGGAAGATGCATTTTGTTTTCGGCAGAAGTTTTTAA
- the lpxD gene encoding UDP-3-O-(3-hydroxymyristoyl)glucosamine N-acyltransferase — MPFSLAEIASWIGATIEGERDILISGLAKIEEATPGTLTFIANPKYAKYIESTAASAVLVDRNFPSCAKTLLRTDDPYFAFLVCARRFYQREPAVATGVHPTAVIGEGTQLGKNVSIGAYTVIGKNCRIGDGSVIYPLCFIGDNVQIGSDTLLYANVSIREECRIGSRCIVHMGAVIGSDGFGFAFKDGRYHKLPQMGIVVVEDDVEIGANTTIDRATLGETIIRSGAKLDNLIQVAHNVEIGEHTAIAAQTGISGSTKIGRYVVIGGQAGFAGHIQIGDQAKIGAQAGITKSVAGGEFVTGTPARPFLEERREQAALARLPELLKQVRDLQKRVEELASELSSYRSHLGKGGDSEKPTDHQN, encoded by the coding sequence ATGCCCTTCAGCTTGGCCGAGATCGCTTCGTGGATCGGCGCGACCATTGAAGGTGAGCGTGACATCCTCATCTCCGGGTTGGCAAAAATAGAGGAAGCGACGCCGGGGACGTTGACGTTCATCGCCAATCCCAAATATGCCAAATATATCGAGTCAACGGCCGCTTCGGCGGTTTTGGTAGACCGTAACTTTCCGTCCTGCGCAAAAACGCTGCTGCGCACGGATGATCCTTATTTTGCATTTCTTGTGTGCGCGCGACGATTCTATCAACGCGAACCGGCTGTTGCGACCGGAGTTCATCCCACTGCCGTCATCGGCGAGGGCACGCAATTGGGGAAAAACGTCTCCATAGGCGCATATACCGTGATCGGCAAAAACTGCCGCATTGGAGACGGCTCTGTAATCTATCCTCTCTGTTTCATCGGCGACAATGTGCAAATCGGCTCAGACACTCTGCTTTATGCCAATGTATCGATACGCGAAGAGTGCCGCATCGGCAGTCGCTGCATTGTACATATGGGTGCCGTGATCGGCTCCGACGGATTCGGTTTTGCCTTCAAAGACGGCCGCTACCACAAGCTGCCGCAAATGGGGATCGTCGTGGTCGAGGATGATGTGGAGATCGGCGCCAATACGACGATCGACCGCGCGACGTTGGGCGAAACGATCATCCGCAGCGGCGCCAAGCTGGATAATCTCATTCAAGTGGCGCACAATGTCGAGATCGGCGAGCATACGGCTATAGCTGCTCAAACAGGTATTTCCGGCAGCACCAAAATAGGCAGATATGTCGTTATCGGCGGTCAGGCTGGGTTTGCTGGCCATATTCAGATCGGCGATCAGGCCAAGATCGGTGCGCAAGCAGGCATCACCAAGTCAGTGGCCGGGGGAGAATTTGTCACCGGCACGCCGGCGCGGCCTTTTCTGGAAGAACGTCGCGAGCAGGCCGCTTTGGCACGGCTGCCGGAGCTATTGAAGCAGGTGCGCGATCTGCAGAAACGTGTGGAAGAATTGGCATCCGAGTTGTCGAGTTATCGATCGCATTTGGGAAAAGGAGGCGACTCTGAAAAACCAACAGACCATCAAAACTGA
- a CDS encoding translocation/assembly module TamB domain-containing protein — protein sequence MRKRRWALFLFMFLIAFLFGAMETWRLFQANERLRRVIVGELRPLIGQGLRIKKVHLGFGNIHLLDVQFKDPALPFEITIKDLRLGYSFLNLVTRGFDVKKLSHDALLIEPTLVATLPKLDAFFATLQTETQAERSTQAEPLLFRHFHFVSLKKCRVVIAVDESTTVEAARSLEGGLFRYRNDSLSIDLSGSLGSSDKKNFMIVGRADVRNLRPDTLTLVLHDFDLGNGIVVPQKLPFNFKSGRLTASVQIRTDPTSQRFQLRGQGEIARASGWAYQRSLEFNDLSCSFTYESETLNLLHGSLMLTESPITFSGSVGWSEGGRLGLEVHSPRLALSGLPIWPKDKVPAGWAEVHLKIAGDRRDPEIDGQITCNNAQLGKNEITNLSAFFRYQRSAVTFSHLEASLFGHHLKANGRLIRDGSDWAITGAAAMKGDKLLHASIGGQVVNVSGKGEALISGTLSDPVFSGVYSLFPSVNFGHSAELPFRFTYRGSVLNFRNTETTQPLNIVAEIQFGGQEPTFKVQIDALQQLFQFVKLSTPFQEMVSGLSISLAVEGIPSAWRGKTFVQRSEGEQDEEVVLAIEADAGVRNKATVLKGVCRLFPARFPYIGTFRLVRNEERLVLEEFKFDNIFSAGLDLNLRKRSLKGKMNSRALDLGALLGSDLLRGYVTAQLQLEGPANLPNFQGNLSIDELTISGLGPYQMIADLKADQDKIQLYRLLFNAESTTLLMAQGYYDRSMEQVDLSIKGAGFRAENVHRLVNRDTIIAGQTLVDLSVRGKLTSPKIQGIIALKDGRVWKSPFDELEIHLKNEDGDNKRVRFDSIRLLRQDVYQITASGYWPFAKNDSLAFNISGSGNLLAVLSDMDKFFKKPYGDGSFSVLLRGTPANPRIRHAELSLTNASLEFGSVVPPVKKVEAKLRYEPETGIFKLYNLSGLMGGEPFRIYSEAAQFLPCSRPLADFSFGDGLFNLGVLVLETPGNGVPLNFVGLMEPQKFGLLQLSGRENGEKFYFARTEEGVTLRGTILLSEAEIMYPFYESGNKPSEKVQHFLDNLIWDLAVVPQKNVRFARSFPAAIDEVYVNLKLDDRVGGLEFTGRIADETFRIKGSLRSTKGFLEYLDMNFRLEQAGVDFDRSSLIPVVYGQARTTITDSLGLSSNIFLSMQTVDNTMNKKSVEDIVRQEEGRARIDRIRFKLSSDNPMLGSNEAQVLSALGYGGGNLRRDAVETLGKGADTFFLRPLFRPLERELSNMLGLDYVRFSSPLTRNLLQFNLNNNLELNRRLALLQSTRIIVGKYLTDRLFLQYTGQLESGVSYRYKSKEVGFHHTVGLDFQIHPQLLVELEYDYDSLMNYNRDDKRIVFRHWFPF from the coding sequence GTGCGTAAACGGCGTTGGGCATTGTTTTTGTTCATGTTCCTGATCGCCTTTCTATTCGGCGCCATGGAAACTTGGCGCTTGTTTCAGGCGAACGAACGCCTGCGTCGCGTCATTGTCGGGGAATTGAGGCCGCTGATCGGACAAGGGTTGCGCATTAAAAAAGTTCACCTCGGTTTCGGCAACATACACCTTTTAGACGTGCAGTTCAAGGATCCCGCGCTGCCCTTTGAAATTACCATCAAAGATCTTCGACTCGGTTACAGCTTTCTAAATTTGGTTACCCGCGGTTTTGATGTCAAAAAGCTTTCTCACGACGCCCTGCTGATCGAACCCACACTTGTCGCTACGTTACCGAAGCTGGATGCCTTTTTCGCGACATTGCAAACAGAGACCCAAGCAGAACGTTCCACCCAGGCTGAGCCGCTGTTATTTCGGCATTTCCACTTTGTCTCCCTTAAAAAATGTCGAGTTGTCATTGCCGTGGATGAATCTACGACCGTAGAAGCAGCCCGCAGCCTGGAAGGCGGCCTTTTCCGCTATCGAAACGATTCGTTGAGCATCGATCTATCCGGCAGCCTGGGAAGCTCTGACAAAAAGAACTTTATGATCGTCGGCCGGGCGGACGTGCGAAATTTGCGCCCGGATACTCTCACACTGGTGCTACATGACTTTGACTTGGGGAATGGAATTGTTGTCCCCCAGAAACTTCCTTTTAATTTCAAGAGCGGAAGATTGACCGCCTCGGTCCAAATTCGTACAGATCCTACGAGTCAACGATTTCAACTCAGGGGCCAAGGAGAGATTGCTCGGGCTTCAGGATGGGCCTATCAAAGGTCGCTCGAATTTAACGACCTTTCGTGCAGCTTTACCTATGAATCCGAAACCCTGAACCTTCTTCACGGCAGCTTGATGCTTACCGAAAGCCCGATAACTTTTTCCGGAAGCGTAGGTTGGAGCGAAGGCGGCCGGCTTGGGTTGGAAGTACATTCGCCGCGTTTGGCTTTATCCGGCTTACCGATATGGCCGAAAGATAAAGTTCCGGCAGGTTGGGCAGAGGTGCATCTAAAGATCGCGGGCGATCGGCGTGACCCTGAAATCGATGGTCAAATTACCTGCAATAATGCGCAACTGGGAAAAAATGAAATCACGAATCTTTCGGCTTTTTTTCGGTATCAGCGGTCCGCCGTCACCTTTTCTCATCTGGAAGCAAGCCTGTTCGGCCATCATCTAAAGGCGAACGGCCGACTAATTCGTGACGGCAGTGATTGGGCGATTACCGGCGCCGCGGCGATGAAGGGGGATAAGCTGCTTCACGCCTCAATCGGCGGACAGGTCGTTAACGTCAGCGGCAAGGGAGAAGCCCTGATTTCCGGCACACTGTCTGATCCTGTCTTCAGCGGCGTCTATTCGCTTTTTCCGTCGGTCAACTTTGGGCATTCCGCCGAGCTGCCGTTCCGCTTCACCTATCGGGGATCTGTTCTCAATTTTCGGAACACCGAAACTACGCAACCTTTGAATATAGTTGCCGAAATTCAATTCGGCGGACAGGAACCAACTTTTAAAGTTCAGATCGATGCGCTCCAGCAACTTTTCCAATTTGTAAAGTTAAGCACGCCGTTTCAGGAAATGGTTTCAGGTCTTTCGATTTCGCTTGCCGTCGAAGGCATACCGTCTGCATGGCGGGGTAAGACGTTTGTGCAAAGATCCGAAGGCGAACAGGATGAGGAAGTCGTTCTGGCGATCGAAGCCGACGCCGGCGTCCGAAACAAAGCCACCGTTCTCAAAGGCGTCTGTCGTCTTTTTCCTGCAAGGTTTCCATACATCGGGACTTTTCGCCTCGTTCGAAACGAAGAACGCCTTGTTTTGGAAGAGTTCAAGTTCGACAACATATTTTCGGCCGGTTTAGACCTTAACCTGCGAAAAAGATCCCTCAAGGGCAAGATGAATTCTCGTGCGCTCGATTTGGGTGCGCTTTTGGGCTCCGACCTCCTGCGGGGCTACGTCACTGCTCAACTTCAGTTGGAGGGCCCGGCCAATCTACCCAATTTTCAAGGAAATCTTTCTATAGATGAGCTAACGATATCCGGGCTTGGACCTTATCAAATGATCGCCGATCTGAAAGCCGATCAAGATAAAATTCAACTATATCGATTGCTGTTCAATGCGGAATCGACGACCCTGTTAATGGCGCAGGGTTATTACGATCGAAGCATGGAACAGGTCGACCTGTCGATAAAGGGCGCCGGATTCCGTGCCGAAAACGTGCACCGGCTGGTCAATCGTGATACGATAATAGCCGGTCAGACGCTGGTCGATCTGAGCGTCAGGGGAAAACTGACGAGTCCGAAAATCCAGGGTATCATTGCCTTAAAGGACGGACGAGTATGGAAATCGCCGTTCGACGAGCTGGAAATTCATCTCAAGAATGAGGACGGCGATAACAAGCGCGTCCGATTCGATTCGATTCGTCTATTACGGCAGGATGTTTATCAGATAACCGCCTCCGGATATTGGCCGTTCGCTAAAAACGACAGCCTGGCTTTCAATATAAGCGGCTCCGGGAACCTGCTTGCTGTACTGTCGGATATGGACAAGTTTTTCAAGAAACCCTATGGCGACGGCAGCTTTTCGGTGTTGTTGCGCGGAACACCGGCGAACCCGAGAATTCGACATGCCGAATTGAGCCTGACAAATGCCTCGCTGGAGTTCGGCTCGGTGGTGCCGCCCGTCAAAAAGGTGGAGGCGAAATTAAGATACGAGCCGGAGACAGGCATTTTCAAGCTATACAACTTGTCCGGCTTGATGGGCGGTGAGCCGTTTCGAATTTACAGCGAGGCGGCGCAGTTCCTGCCATGCAGTCGTCCCCTGGCGGATTTCTCTTTCGGCGACGGATTGTTCAATCTCGGTGTTTTGGTGCTCGAGACGCCTGGAAACGGCGTGCCCCTGAATTTCGTCGGTTTGATGGAGCCGCAGAAATTCGGTCTTTTGCAGTTATCGGGGCGTGAAAACGGCGAAAAGTTTTATTTTGCACGGACGGAAGAGGGGGTGACTCTGCGCGGGACGATCCTGCTTTCGGAAGCGGAAATTATGTATCCGTTTTATGAAAGCGGTAATAAACCATCGGAGAAAGTTCAGCATTTTCTTGATAACCTCATTTGGGATCTGGCAGTCGTACCGCAAAAGAACGTTCGGTTTGCGCGCAGCTTTCCGGCGGCCATTGATGAGGTCTATGTCAATCTCAAACTCGATGATCGTGTCGGAGGGCTTGAATTTACCGGCCGCATTGCCGATGAAACTTTTCGCATAAAAGGCAGTCTACGCTCTACAAAGGGCTTCTTGGAGTATTTGGACATGAACTTTCGCCTTGAGCAGGCGGGCGTAGACTTTGATCGAAGCAGCCTCATTCCGGTCGTTTACGGTCAGGCGCGTACCACAATCACAGATTCACTCGGCCTTTCTTCGAACATCTTTCTTTCCATGCAGACAGTCGACAATACCATGAATAAAAAGTCGGTCGAGGATATCGTGAGGCAGGAGGAAGGACGCGCCCGCATCGACCGCATCCGTTTCAAGCTTTCCAGTGATAATCCGATGCTGGGCAGCAATGAAGCTCAGGTGCTCTCCGCTCTCGGCTACGGCGGCGGAAACCTGCGCAGAGACGCCGTCGAAACCCTGGGAAAGGGTGCAGACACTTTTTTCCTGCGCCCTCTGTTTCGGCCGTTGGAACGCGAGTTGTCGAATATGCTGGGACTCGATTACGTGCGTTTCAGTTCTCCATTGACTCGTAATCTCCTGCAATTCAATTTGAACAACAACTTGGAACTCAATCGGCGGCTTGCCCTTCTGCAGAGTACCCGCATTATCGTTGGGAAATACTTGACCGACAGGCTCTTTCTGCAGTACACCGGTCAACTCGAATCCGGCGTGAGCTACAGATACAAGAGTAAAGAAGTGGGCTTTCATCATACCGTCGGATTGGACTTTCAGATTCATCCTCAGCTTCTTGTGGAACTGGAATATGATTACGATAGTTTGATGAACTACAACCGCGACGACAAGCGAATCGTTTTTCGCCATTGGTTTCCTTTTTAA
- the mtnA gene encoding S-methyl-5-thioribose-1-phosphate isomerase: MDELKAVSWHDGKVRILDQTRLPEELVILEISDYYGVIDAIRSLAVRGAPAIGIAAAFGVVLSIWRADEADRPTFLMRINRAMDELAASRPTAKNLTWALAQMRSVLTRHLNRPLREIKQALLAEAQRILDDDVQRCKLIGKHGASLLPVRAGVLTHCNTGFLATGGYGTALGIVRSAVESGRKVQVYVDETRPLLQGARLTTFELMEDGIPVTLITDNMAAYVMKKGLIDVVIVGADRIARNGDVANKIGTYGLAVLAKEHKIPFLVAAPLSTFDKETATGDEIVIEERSGDEIRKIGDKWIAPEDVPVLNPAFDVTPHQLISAIVSEKGVIKFPDESKLLEWLK; this comes from the coding sequence ATGGATGAGTTAAAGGCAGTCTCTTGGCATGACGGCAAGGTTCGCATACTGGATCAGACCAGACTTCCTGAAGAGCTGGTCATTTTGGAGATTTCCGATTATTACGGCGTAATCGACGCCATCCGCAGCCTGGCGGTTCGAGGTGCGCCGGCAATCGGAATAGCCGCGGCATTCGGCGTCGTATTGTCGATCTGGCGGGCAGACGAAGCGGATCGACCGACATTTTTAATGCGCATTAATCGCGCCATGGACGAGTTGGCGGCTTCGCGACCGACGGCTAAAAATCTCACGTGGGCATTGGCTCAGATGCGAAGCGTTTTGACCAGGCATTTGAATCGCCCTTTACGGGAGATCAAACAGGCCCTTTTGGCCGAAGCCCAGCGCATTTTAGACGATGACGTGCAGCGATGCAAATTAATCGGTAAACATGGCGCTTCATTGCTTCCTGTAAGAGCGGGTGTCCTTACCCACTGCAATACCGGCTTTTTAGCCACCGGCGGCTACGGCACGGCTCTGGGTATCGTACGGTCGGCCGTTGAAAGCGGCCGCAAGGTGCAGGTGTATGTCGATGAGACTCGGCCGCTGCTTCAGGGCGCCCGGCTGACCACCTTCGAGCTGATGGAGGACGGGATTCCGGTCACGCTGATTACCGACAATATGGCCGCTTACGTCATGAAAAAGGGCTTGATCGACGTGGTCATCGTCGGCGCGGACCGCATAGCCAGAAACGGTGACGTCGCCAACAAGATCGGGACCTACGGACTTGCGGTTTTGGCAAAAGAACATAAAATTCCCTTTCTGGTGGCGGCACCGCTGTCTACATTCGATAAGGAAACGGCAACCGGCGATGAGATTGTCATCGAAGAGCGAAGCGGGGATGAAATCCGAAAGATCGGCGATAAATGGATCGCCCCCGAAGACGTACCGGTACTGAATCCGGCTTTTGATGTAACGCCGCATCAGCTTATTTCCGCCATCGTATCCGAAAAGGGCGTCATCAAATTCCCCGATGAATCCAAATTATTGGAATGGCTAAAATAA
- a CDS encoding OmpH family outer membrane protein translates to MRSLHFSAIILLAVFAAAMPAFAQKIGYINSQQILATYKEAQDAQEQLDKINRQWEAEAREMQSQFQELGQQLESQALLLSEQRQKEKQAELQALYQKIQQFQNEKWGQNGEFFRKQEEIMKPVYDKINAAIKKIGEEERFDYIFDVVAGNIVYASPSQQDLTQLVIEELEKGLTSTGKSSRGR, encoded by the coding sequence GTGAGATCTCTACATTTTTCAGCCATCATCCTGCTCGCCGTTTTTGCTGCTGCAATGCCGGCTTTTGCGCAAAAAATCGGCTATATCAATTCGCAGCAAATTCTTGCGACTTATAAAGAAGCGCAGGACGCGCAGGAGCAGTTGGACAAGATCAACAGGCAATGGGAAGCCGAGGCGCGCGAAATGCAGAGCCAATTTCAGGAATTGGGTCAGCAACTGGAGTCTCAGGCTCTGCTTCTGAGCGAACAGCGGCAGAAAGAGAAACAGGCCGAGCTTCAGGCGCTCTATCAAAAGATTCAGCAGTTCCAAAACGAGAAATGGGGGCAAAACGGCGAGTTCTTTCGCAAACAGGAAGAGATCATGAAGCCTGTTTACGACAAGATCAATGCCGCCATTAAAAAGATCGGTGAAGAAGAGCGGTTCGATTATATTTTCGATGTTGTGGCCGGGAACATCGTCTACGCCAGCCCCAGCCAGCAGGATTTAACACAGCTGGTCATCGAGGAATTGGAAAAAGGACTGACTTCAACCGGCAAGTCATCGCGCGGCCGCTGA
- a CDS encoding isoprenyl transferase encodes MESIPQEIVDRIKSRGKLPRHIGIIMDGNGRWAERRGLPRTAGHNAGVETVRKIVEAAGQLGISVLTLYTFSCENWRRPANEVSALMNLLLKTIRKEIDDLEKKNVRLNVIGDINGLPYAPRAAIESSIRRLKKNTGLVLNLALNYGGRQEIVQAVKALGNDILAGKITPESINEELFASYLQTAELGDPDLIIRTSGEKRISNFLLWQIAYSELYITPTLWPDFTAEEFCQAIEDFQNRERRFGGIGHGSF; translated from the coding sequence TTGGAAAGCATTCCTCAGGAAATAGTCGACCGTATTAAAAGCAGAGGTAAATTGCCGCGACATATCGGTATAATTATGGACGGCAACGGTCGATGGGCGGAAAGACGCGGACTGCCGCGAACTGCCGGACACAACGCGGGAGTCGAAACCGTACGGAAGATCGTCGAGGCTGCGGGGCAGCTGGGTATTTCCGTTCTCACCCTTTACACTTTTTCGTGTGAGAATTGGCGCCGACCTGCCAATGAAGTTTCGGCCTTGATGAATTTACTGCTCAAAACGATCCGCAAAGAGATCGACGATCTCGAAAAAAAGAATGTGCGTTTGAACGTCATAGGCGATATCAATGGGCTGCCGTATGCACCAAGGGCGGCAATCGAGAGTTCGATTCGCCGGCTGAAAAAAAACACGGGTCTCGTTTTGAATTTGGCTTTGAATTACGGCGGTCGGCAGGAAATCGTTCAGGCCGTAAAAGCCCTCGGTAACGACATTTTGGCAGGCAAGATTACGCCCGAAAGCATCAACGAGGAGCTTTTTGCATCTTATCTCCAGACGGCTGAACTGGGCGACCCGGATCTTATCATACGCACCAGCGGCGAAAAGCGAATCAGCAATTTTTTATTATGGCAGATCGCTTATTCGGAATTGTATATTACGCCGACGCTGTGGCCGGACTTTACGGCCGAAGAGTTTTGTCAGGCAATCGAAGATTTTCAAAACCGCGAGCGGCGGTTCGGCGGAATCGGTCACGGCTCTTTTTGA